One window of the Streptomyces sp. NBC_00259 genome contains the following:
- a CDS encoding urea amidolyase associated protein UAAP1, which produces MATATTYGARDHARAQEGTRAEAMPVVPATDWPAPPCSAGHLVWAETVAGGNYTHRVLARGTELRLTDLRGDACAHVVLYADGRPWERLNVADTVKVQWNAYLTKGRLLLSGQGRVLASLTEDTGGRHDALCGTSTLARNTARYGDGSPQSPSPAGRELLKLAALKNGLEPRDLPPSIAFFQGVEVRDDGSADFTGSAGPGASVTLRAEQDLVVLVANVPHPLDPRPEYVSTPLEVLAWRAAPTAAGDPFREAAPEGRRAFLNTAEFLAARGQS; this is translated from the coding sequence GGACCACGCCCGCGCCCAGGAGGGCACCCGCGCCGAGGCGATGCCGGTGGTACCGGCCACCGACTGGCCCGCCCCGCCGTGCTCCGCCGGGCATCTGGTGTGGGCGGAGACGGTGGCGGGTGGCAACTACACGCACCGCGTCCTCGCCCGCGGCACCGAGCTGCGTCTCACGGACCTCCGCGGTGACGCCTGCGCCCACGTCGTGCTGTACGCGGACGGGCGCCCCTGGGAGCGGCTCAACGTCGCCGACACCGTGAAGGTGCAGTGGAACGCGTACCTCACGAAGGGCCGGTTGCTGCTCTCCGGCCAGGGCCGCGTGCTCGCCTCGCTGACCGAGGACACCGGCGGCCGGCACGACGCGCTGTGCGGCACGTCGACGCTCGCACGGAACACGGCCCGTTACGGCGACGGCAGCCCGCAGTCCCCCTCCCCCGCCGGCCGTGAGCTGCTCAAGCTCGCCGCGCTCAAGAACGGCCTGGAGCCGCGCGATCTGCCGCCGTCGATCGCCTTCTTCCAGGGTGTGGAGGTACGGGACGACGGGTCGGCGGACTTCACCGGGTCCGCCGGACCGGGCGCCTCGGTCACCCTGCGCGCCGAGCAGGACCTGGTCGTCCTCGTCGCCAACGTCCCGCATCCGCTCGATCCCCGGCCGGAGTACGTCAGCACTCCCCTGGAGGTCCTGGCCTGGCGCGCCGCGCCGACCGCGGCCGGCGACCCATTCCGGGAAGCCGCTCCCGAGGGCCGCCGCGCCTTCCTCAACACCGCCGAATTCCTCGCCGCCAGGGGGCAGTCATGA
- a CDS encoding urea amidolyase associated protein UAAP2, with protein sequence MTVVPARSAWSAVVRRGEQLTITDLHGNQAVDFLVHDAHDTAVRYSAPDTIQAQGGVFLTTSSVLMSNEHTPLMTVTEDTCGRHDTIGGACSKESNTLRYGHHTWSQHACVDNFLSEGARHGLTARDLVSNINWFMNVPVEKDGTLGIVDGISAPGLRVTLRAETDVLVLVSNCPQINNPCNGFEPTAVEMTITAVGATGTITAVETNGTTGATEATA encoded by the coding sequence ATGACCGTCGTACCCGCCCGCTCCGCCTGGTCGGCGGTCGTCCGCCGGGGCGAGCAGCTCACCATCACCGATCTGCACGGCAACCAGGCCGTGGACTTCCTCGTCCACGACGCCCACGACACCGCCGTCCGCTACAGCGCCCCGGACACCATCCAGGCCCAGGGCGGCGTCTTCCTCACCACGAGCAGCGTTCTCATGTCGAACGAGCACACCCCCCTGATGACGGTCACGGAGGACACCTGCGGGCGGCACGACACCATCGGCGGGGCGTGTTCCAAGGAGTCCAACACCCTGCGCTACGGCCACCACACGTGGTCGCAGCACGCCTGCGTGGACAACTTCCTCTCCGAGGGCGCCCGGCACGGGCTGACCGCACGCGATCTCGTGTCGAACATCAACTGGTTCATGAACGTCCCCGTCGAGAAGGACGGCACCCTCGGCATCGTCGACGGCATCTCCGCGCCCGGGCTGCGGGTGACGCTCCGCGCCGAGACCGACGTCCTCGTCCTCGTCTCCAACTGCCCGCAGATCAACAACCCCTGCAACGGCTTCGAGCCGACGGCGGTGGAGATGACCATCACGGCCGTCGGGGCCACAGGAACCATCACGGCCGTCGAAACCAACGGAACGACCGGAGCCACGGAGGCGACCGCATGA